Within the Natranaeroarchaeum sulfidigenes genome, the region TCTGATCTTCATCGTCGCACCGACGACGACCGACGAGCGCCTGGCGAAGATGCGCGAGCAGGTGTCGGGCTTCGTCTACGTTCAGGCTCGACTCGGAACCACCGGCGCGCAGGCCGACGTCAGCGACGCGACCCACGAGAGCCTCACACGACTCGCCGAGTGGGAGGTACCGAAAGCGGTCGGATTCGGCGTGAGCGAAGGCCAGCACGCTACCGAAATCGTCGAGGCCGGCGCGGCGGGCGTCGTCGCCGGGAGCGTCTTCGTCGACATCATCGCGGGGGGCGACGACGTGGCCAACCGACTCGAAGCGAAAGCGAGAGAACTCAAGCAGGGCGCCCTCGACGGTGCGACAACCGATACCCCGAAAGCAGGCAAGTGACCCCACGGAATCGCAACACCCATAACCAGCCATTGCCACAGATTCTCATACTATGAATACAGGAACTCTCGCACGACTAGGGCGGATCGGGACAGATGGGAACTACCTCATCGTTCCCATGGACCACGGGATCACGATCGGTGCGGTATCGGGACTCAAGGACATCGAATCGACGATCGACGGGATCACGAGCGGGGGCGCAGACGCCGTACTCACCCAGAAGGGACTCGCTGACCGCGTTCACGCACACAAAAACGGTGCGGGCTACATCATCCATCTCAACGCATCGACCTCGATCGGTCCCGACTCGAACGACAAACGCCGGACAGGAACGGTCGAGGAAGCCGTCCGGGCCGGTGCCGATGCAGTCTCCTATCATATCAACGTCGGCAGCAAGTACGAACGAGAGCAGCTCGCCGATCTGGCGACAGTGACTGACGAGGCCGACCGCCTCGGGATGCCCGTGCTCGCGATGGCGTACGCCCGCGGCGCGCATCTCGACGGCGAGGACCCCGAGCACAACGCCGAGTATCTGGGCCACGCCGCCCGGCTGGCCGAGGAAGCAGGTGCAGATGTCGTCAAGACCGCCTACAGCGGCGACGCCGAGAGCTTCGAGCACGTCACGAGTTCGACCAGTCTCCCGGTCGTCATCGCCGGTGGAAGCCCCGGTACCGACCGGGGGACCGTGGAGATGGTTCGCGGCGCGATGGACGCCGGCGCGGACGGCGTCTCGATGGGCCGCTCGATCTTCCAGCACGACGATCCGGAAGCCATCACCACCGCAGTCAGTGCCGTTATCCACGACGATGCGACCGTCGAGTCCGCCCTCGAACGCGCTGGTCTCGCCGTCGAAGCCTAACGTTTTTTTGTCGTCGCCGCCGCGCTCTTCGCCATGGATACCATCGACCGAGTGCACGTGGTCCCCCTCGGCAACGAGTTCGACCGGATCGTCGAACCGGTAACCCGTCTCAGAGCCGACATCGTCTACCTCCTCGAAGACCCAGACCCACACGTCGATGAGAGAACGTATCACGACGAGATCGAAGCGGAACTGACAGAGGCCGGGATCGAGGTGCGAGAGCGGAGCTGTGACCTTGCGGATGTCTACGACGTGCTCGG harbors:
- a CDS encoding 2-amino-3,7-dideoxy-D-threo-hept-6-ulosonate synthase; its protein translation is MNTGTLARLGRIGTDGNYLIVPMDHGITIGAVSGLKDIESTIDGITSGGADAVLTQKGLADRVHAHKNGAGYIIHLNASTSIGPDSNDKRRTGTVEEAVRAGADAVSYHINVGSKYEREQLADLATVTDEADRLGMPVLAMAYARGAHLDGEDPEHNAEYLGHAARLAEEAGADVVKTAYSGDAESFEHVTSSTSLPVVIAGGSPGTDRGTVEMVRGAMDAGADGVSMGRSIFQHDDPEAITTAVSAVIHDDATVESALERAGLAVEA